Part of the Chlamydia muridarum str. Nigg genome is shown below.
TTCGGGAATAAAAAATTTTACTATTGCTTCCCTTCCTCTTAAACAACATGGTTTCTCTTTAGTTGTGGTAGATGCTCCTTGTACAGGAAGCGGAGTCTTCCGACGCCATCCAGAAAAAAAATTACTCTTCTCAAAACAACTCCTTAAGAATAATTCCGTTGCTCAGGGAAAAATTTTAAAACAAGCGCAAACCTACGTAGCTCCTCGCGGACGATTAGTTTATATCACCTGCTCTCTTCTAAAAGAAGAGAATGAAAAACATACCTTACAAATGGAAGCTCTAGGCTGGAAATGTATTAAAGAAGTAAAGATCCCACTCATTTCCCAACAAGGGGATGCCTTTTTCTCCACGCACTTTATCCGAAGACGGGACTTCTAGAATCTTGATCTTAAACCATAAGTGTAGGTACTATAGAGCAAGAGCTAGCGGACGTTTCTTCTAATTCATCTTTTTTCTCTCCAATACCAGTGATTTTTATCACTCAGGGAGGGATTCGCCTGCTCTTATAAACAACATCATTATTTTTTGATCATGCATAAGAAAACACAATCACCTTCTCAAGAAGGCTTTTCCGTTTGGTCTATTGGAGGCTCTATTTTTGCTATGTTCTTTGGAGCAGGCAATGTTGTCTTCCCTTTGGCCTTGGGACACCATTTCTATCATCATACCTCTTACGCTTGTTTAGGCATGATGCTGACAGCCGTATTGACGCCTTTGTTAGGGCTCTTTGCGATGATGCTATACTCCGGGGACTACCGTTCTTTCTTCTCTTCCATTGGTAGAATGCCTGGTATGATCGTGATGGTGGCTATTCTATGCATTATTGGACCTTTTGGAGGAGTCCCTAGAACCATTGCTGTATCTTACGATACGTTGGCTTCGTTAGGTAACACTCAATCTACGCTGTTACCCTCTTTACCGTGGTTCAGCCTAGTATTTTGTGTACTCGTCTATCTTTTTGTATGTAAGCTTAGCAAACTCATTCAATGGTTAGGATCCGTCTTTTTCCCTGTCATGCTTGCGACTTTAGCTTGGCTAATTATTAAAGGCTTGTCGATACCAAGTCACGCGCCATCCTTAGAAAACGAGCCTTTCTCTAAGCAACAAGCCTTTGTTGCAGGACTAACGGAAGGATTTAACACGATGGACCTGCTGGCAGCGTTTTTCTTCTGCTCTATCGTTCTTGTGTCCATTCAACAATTTGTTGTTCAGCAAGATCACAAGTCTTCTGAAGAAAAACCCTTAGAATTTCACCATATTGGTAAGGCTGAAAAATACAAATTAGGGATGAGCTTCCTTCTAGCAGCAGCTCTTCTTAGCCTTGTCTATCTAGGCTTTGCATACTGCGCAGCTCGTCATGCGGGCGCTCTTGTAAATATTCAACGAGGACAAATTTTAGGTAGAATTTCAGCCATTATTTTCGGCCCTAATAGTTTCTTAACGGGGATATGCGTCTTTCTAGCTTGCTTAACCACAGCAATCGCAGCGACAGGAATTTTTGCAGACTTCATTGCAAGGGTAGTATCCTCACAAAAAATGAGCTACTCCAACGCGATAATAGTTACTTTAGTTCCCTCATACTTAGTATCTATTCTAAGTTTTGAGAACATTAGTAAGATCCTCCTTCCTATCTTAGAAGTGAGTTATCCCGCACTCATCGCTTTAACTTGTGGCGTCATAGCGAAAAAACTTTGGGGGTTCCGTCAGGCAAAAACTTTATTTTACCTTGTTTTTGTGTTGACTCTACTCTATAAACTATCCGTTTAATGAGCGAATTCGCAATGATTTTTAAGAAACAATCCCTTGCTGAATAAGCAAGGGATCTTCTTTTGCTCAAAGTACGATGCAAAACAACGCTTTACTTCTCCAAAACAAGTCGTTCCTTTTTATCTTAAATCATATGCAAGCTTGGGAACATAAAAAAGATTGATTCTTATGATTCTAAACTCATTATCCATGTTTCGTCGTCAGGCTACCCGCTTCTTACAAGATAACAGAGAATCTATAGCCGTTTCTTTTTTTAAAAATACCTATAAAATCACCATTCCTGATGAAGACTCCCCTGATGGAGAGTGGATCAGCACCCTATCATTTAATGAAGAAGAGCGCTTGTCCTTTGCGGCTTGTAGTTGCCCAGATGGAGACTGCTGCGAGCATCTTCTTATAGCAACCTTAGCAGCTTACACTCCAACAGAAGGAGCTCTTCTCCATACCAAATTTGAAGCTTCATTTTGGTGGAGACTGTTTTGTAAACTTTTCCTAAGCAAAGCCTCGTTACAAGCTCCTGGAGAAAAGATTTATACTGTAAAATCTGAGCAGATTTCTGTATCCATTCAATGTCTCTCTGCAGAATCTCTCACTTCTTGGCTACCTATCGTACATAACTCCCCTGAGCCTCAAAAAATAACTGAAGAGACATTCCCCCAATCCGCACTCTATCGAATAGCTCGAGAACTATTTCTATATACTCAGAAGGGCGCCTCTTTAATTGTCCAAGAAAATCCCCAAGGATTCCCTTCTTTATTCTCTTTTCAATGGGCTGGAATATCCTTAACTATCGAAATCCTAGATGTTGATACTCTAAAAGAACTCTTCCCTTTGCTAGAGCTTTCCCAAACCTCCCTATACAATGGAGACTCTTATCTTCTTCGTGACGTTCATGTAGTCCCAGAACAAGCAAAGATCTATTTTACTAAAGAATATCCCCCTCTTTCTAAATCCATTAGAGAATACCAAGCAACTAACCTAGGCTCTATAGAGTATTTCGCTGGGGCACACAAATGCACTGCTATCCCTCAAAAACTTTCTCTTCCTATACATATTATCCCTGCTTTAGATCATTCTTTCAGAGAACAACTACTCTCCCAGCTCTGTTACGAAACAGAAGAACGCCCTATTCATTATGATATTCATTTCTTCAGGGATGCTTCTCTCTCCTTTTCCGCCTACTTAGAAACTCCAGGAGATTTGGCAGAAGGCCACATTATCTATCCAGGATTCTGTTACATCCCTAATAAAGGCCTGCTAGCTGTATCTGGCCTATTATCCCCAGAATCTACATTCACCATACGCGCGGATCATATAGAATCTTTCTTAGATGAATATGGAGCACTGATTAAAGAGCCTGGATTTGAAACGTTTTCTAACAAATCACCGACAGGAACCTTATCTTATAGCGTGACCGAACAAGGAGTGCTTCTATTCCACTATGACACTGGGAACTCCTCTGACATTGAACTCAATTTTGGTAAATGGACCTACTATTCAAGACAAGGGTTTTTCCTGAACAGTCGTTTAGACCTTGCTCTCCAAGATGGCCTAACCATAGAAGCTCCTCACGTGGCAGATTTTATTTTAAAACATGAGGTGGCTCTCAAATCCATCCCGAACTTCTTTGCTCCACAGCCACCCCTCAAAACTATCCGCTTTGAAGTTCATAAAGAAAAAAAAGGTGTAGGAATTTACCTTAAACCGATATTCGAGGGATTAGAACAAGAGTCCTGCCGCCTATTTGGCCAATTTTTGTATCGAGAAAACATAGGCTTCAGTTTGCTTCCAGCCTCTTTACAAATGGTCTGCCAGATTCCTACAGAAGTTCCCGCTAATCAGGTAACGGAATTTTTACTACAATTCTCGAAAGATGATCGCATGATCTTTCCTGATCCTCAACTTGCTCTACCAGAACAAGTTCAATTAAACATCCTTTCTATTCAACGGCCTCATCCATCTTCTCCCCTTCACCTAAAGCTAGAAATTAAAACCAACATTGGTTCGATTTCTCTGGGCACAGTGCTACAAGCCTTAAAAGGGAAAAAAGAATTTTTATTCAGCAAAGCGGGCTTTTTAAATCTGGACAATTGTTTATTTGTTTTCCTAAAACAATTTTTGTCATCTCAACGCTACGACATCCAAGAAAGCACCTTAATTACAATGGTTACAGACATCTTTAAATTAGATGCTCTGGCGCCTCTTATCACAGATCCTAATATTGATGCCTCGGAAGAAGATCTAGCGTATTTCTCGCAATTGAAATCCGCTTGCCTTCCTCCCATCCCTATGAACTTATTTTCTACAGATCATAAACTCCGCCCTTACCAAAATAGCGGGCTTTTGTGGTTATGGTTTTTATACAACCACCGGCTATCCGGTCTTCTTTGCGATGAAATGGGATTAGGAAAGACACATCAAGCAACAGCTTTGCTCGATATCGTTGCACAAACAGCAAAAAATCCAAAATTTTTAGTGGTTTGTCCAACCAGCGTATTACCTCACTGGGAGCTCGTACTCGCTTCACATCTTCCGAAGGCTACCCTCTTTTCTTTCCATGGCCCTCATAAGCCTAAAACACTTCCTGATTGCGATATTATCATCACTTCATACGGCACCTTACGACAAAACTACGCTCTATTTTATAAAGTTTCTTTCACTGTTGCTGTGTTCGATGAAATTCACATGGCTAAAAACAAATCGAGCCAGATTCATAAAATTCTTTGTCGTTTAGATGCTCAGATGAAACTTGGACTCACAGGAACGCCTGTAGAAAATAATCTCATCGAATTCAAAGGGCTTTTAGATATCATTCTGCCAAACTATCTTCCTTCCGATGGCTTGTTCAAACGTTTATTCACTCATAAGAACTCATCTGAAACAGACGAGAATATTGTCTCTTCTAAGGATCTACTACTTAAACTGACTCGCCCGTTCATTCTAAGAAGAACGAAAAAACTTGTCCTTCCTGAACTACCAGACAAGGTAGAATCTTTGATTCCTTGTCAGCTTTCTCCTGAGCAGGCTCAGCTATACGCCTCAACTTTGAAAAAAGAAAAATGCCAGATCCAACAACTTGAAAAAGAAGACGATCCAGCTGCAGTAAACTACCTGCATGTGTTTGCTCTTCTC
Proteins encoded:
- the brnQ gene encoding branched-chain amino acid transport system II carrier protein, with product MHKKTQSPSQEGFSVWSIGGSIFAMFFGAGNVVFPLALGHHFYHHTSYACLGMMLTAVLTPLLGLFAMMLYSGDYRSFFSSIGRMPGMIVMVAILCIIGPFGGVPRTIAVSYDTLASLGNTQSTLLPSLPWFSLVFCVLVYLFVCKLSKLIQWLGSVFFPVMLATLAWLIIKGLSIPSHAPSLENEPFSKQQAFVAGLTEGFNTMDLLAAFFFCSIVLVSIQQFVVQQDHKSSEEKPLEFHHIGKAEKYKLGMSFLLAAALLSLVYLGFAYCAARHAGALVNIQRGQILGRISAIIFGPNSFLTGICVFLACLTTAIAATGIFADFIARVVSSQKMSYSNAIIVTLVPSYLVSILSFENISKILLPILEVSYPALIALTCGVIAKKLWGFRQAKTLFYLVFVLTLLYKLSV
- a CDS encoding DEAD/DEAH box helicase, with protein sequence MILNSLSMFRRQATRFLQDNRESIAVSFFKNTYKITIPDEDSPDGEWISTLSFNEEERLSFAACSCPDGDCCEHLLIATLAAYTPTEGALLHTKFEASFWWRLFCKLFLSKASLQAPGEKIYTVKSEQISVSIQCLSAESLTSWLPIVHNSPEPQKITEETFPQSALYRIARELFLYTQKGASLIVQENPQGFPSLFSFQWAGISLTIEILDVDTLKELFPLLELSQTSLYNGDSYLLRDVHVVPEQAKIYFTKEYPPLSKSIREYQATNLGSIEYFAGAHKCTAIPQKLSLPIHIIPALDHSFREQLLSQLCYETEERPIHYDIHFFRDASLSFSAYLETPGDLAEGHIIYPGFCYIPNKGLLAVSGLLSPESTFTIRADHIESFLDEYGALIKEPGFETFSNKSPTGTLSYSVTEQGVLLFHYDTGNSSDIELNFGKWTYYSRQGFFLNSRLDLALQDGLTIEAPHVADFILKHEVALKSIPNFFAPQPPLKTIRFEVHKEKKGVGIYLKPIFEGLEQESCRLFGQFLYRENIGFSLLPASLQMVCQIPTEVPANQVTEFLLQFSKDDRMIFPDPQLALPEQVQLNILSIQRPHPSSPLHLKLEIKTNIGSISLGTVLQALKGKKEFLFSKAGFLNLDNCLFVFLKQFLSSQRYDIQESTLITMVTDIFKLDALAPLITDPNIDASEEDLAYFSQLKSACLPPIPMNLFSTDHKLRPYQNSGLLWLWFLYNHRLSGLLCDEMGLGKTHQATALLDIVAQTAKNPKFLVVCPTSVLPHWELVLASHLPKATLFSFHGPHKPKTLPDCDIIITSYGTLRQNYALFYKVSFTVAVFDEIHMAKNKSSQIHKILCRLDAQMKLGLTGTPVENNLIEFKGLLDIILPNYLPSDGLFKRLFTHKNSSETDENIVSSKDLLLKLTRPFILRRTKKLVLPELPDKVESLIPCQLSPEQAQLYASTLKKEKCQIQQLEKEDDPAAVNYLHVFALLNQLKQICDHPAIYFKDPESYKNYASGKWAAFVKLLNDSLASGYKVVVFSQYIQMIRIISLYLEEQNIQYALVQGKSQNRKEEIDRFSNDPNCRVFIGSLLAAGTGINLTAGNVVIMYDRWWNPAKENQALDRVHRIGQKNTVFIYKLVTEDTLEEHIHYLIEKKMRLLNQVTTTQDSNILHVLNREDLITILSYKDEHGLSDEVQEDSGDS